One window of the Candidatus Eremiobacteraceae bacterium genome contains the following:
- a CDS encoding metal-dependent hydrolase, which translates to MMSIDLGKLEITFCGHATFAIKTPSGKHVIVDPFLSGNPACPDHLKQPKNLDAIFLTHGHGDHLGDTVALAKKFDATCATMIELGVWLSKQGVKKVVGFNKGGSTEVAGVHLTMTHAVHSSGVQDGDGMWYGGEAAGFVMRFENGVKIYHAGDTCVFSDMKLIGEIYKPDIAMLPIGDFYTMGPDEGAYAIRLLGAKTVIPMHYATFPVLTGTPARLRELTKDVAGLEIVEVKPGETLTGQMRRLAAV; encoded by the coding sequence ATGATGTCCATCGATCTCGGCAAACTCGAAATCACGTTTTGCGGCCACGCGACCTTCGCGATCAAGACCCCGAGCGGCAAGCACGTGATCGTCGACCCATTCCTCAGCGGCAATCCGGCATGCCCGGATCATCTGAAGCAGCCGAAGAACCTCGACGCGATTTTCCTGACGCACGGCCACGGCGACCACCTCGGCGATACGGTCGCGCTCGCGAAGAAATTCGACGCCACGTGCGCGACGATGATCGAGCTCGGCGTGTGGTTGAGCAAGCAAGGAGTCAAAAAGGTCGTCGGCTTCAACAAGGGCGGGTCGACCGAGGTCGCCGGCGTTCACCTGACGATGACGCACGCGGTCCACTCGTCGGGAGTCCAAGACGGCGATGGGATGTGGTACGGCGGCGAGGCGGCGGGCTTTGTCATGCGGTTCGAGAACGGCGTCAAGATCTATCATGCCGGCGACACATGCGTCTTCTCCGACATGAAGCTCATCGGCGAGATCTACAAGCCGGACATCGCCATGCTGCCGATCGGCGACTTCTACACGATGGGTCCGGACGAGGGTGCGTACGCGATTCGGCTGCTCGGAGCAAAGACGGTGATCCCGATGCACTACGCGACGTTCCCCGTGCTCACCGGAACGCCCGCGAGGCTTCGCGAGCTGACGAAGGATGTCGCCGGACTCGAGATCGTCGAAGTGAAGCCCGGCGAGACGCTCACCGGGCAGATGCGGCGGCTCGCCGCGGTCTAG
- a CDS encoding DUF47 family protein, whose amino-acid sequence MWLADLFRSSPGKRFFDLLDEHASVLLEAARTLAAYVDSGKAELATVVDELEHKGDDVLRGLIAAISDTFVTPLDRQDLYNLGEALDDMIDYIASAAVEIALFRQPSTPAMRAMCELLVEAALSIQSAVGAIPKDRDTALIAGREASEAENRMEILYRTALADLFEGHDFREMFKLREIYRHLSNSADRGDAVGKLIGKIVVKTS is encoded by the coding sequence ATGTGGCTTGCCGACCTCTTCCGCAGTTCCCCGGGCAAGCGATTCTTCGACCTGCTCGACGAGCACGCGTCGGTCTTGCTCGAAGCCGCGCGGACGCTCGCCGCATATGTCGACAGCGGCAAGGCGGAACTCGCGACGGTCGTCGACGAGCTCGAACACAAAGGCGACGACGTGCTGCGAGGGCTCATCGCCGCCATCAGCGATACGTTCGTCACCCCGCTCGACCGGCAGGACCTCTACAACCTCGGTGAAGCGCTCGATGACATGATCGACTACATCGCGAGCGCTGCCGTCGAAATAGCGCTTTTCCGGCAGCCGAGCACGCCTGCGATGCGCGCGATGTGCGAGCTGCTCGTCGAAGCGGCGTTATCGATCCAGTCCGCCGTCGGCGCGATACCGAAGGACCGAGATACGGCACTGATCGCCGGCCGCGAGGCGAGCGAAGCCGAGAACCGCATGGAGATCCTCTACCGGACAGCGCTTGCCGATCTATTCGAAGGTCACGACTTCCGCGAGATGTTCAAGCTGCGCGAGATCTATCGCCACCTGAGCAACAGCGCCGACCGTGGCGACGCGGTCGGCAAGCTCATCGGCAAGATCGTCGTGAAGACATCGTGA
- the queG gene encoding tRNA epoxyqueuosine(34) reductase QueG, which yields MRPRLPAACVADDIAPVTPSRPHPGDAKARITARAFELGFDLVGFTGAAPFVSTMRVFQQRVDDGLLSQWRYSAGDVRERCTPEDVLPGARTIVCTATSYAGEAHPYDPNAPGLRGAVSCHSWGSDYHRIIGGRLRELARFISVEYPGERCLPCVDTGPLVDRAAAVRAGIGWFGRNGNVLTKRFGSWVLLGELITTVEVEPDEPLGTNCGTCPVCIDRCPTGAIGEDGSVDARRCISDLTQLKTPIPRELRDAIGNRLWGCDDCQTPCPVNESENVAANRRAGDDPFAPLPHIGTSMDLIAVLRMTKSQFRTWFGPTSMAWRGKAVLQRNAAVALGNSRDERAVPYLVAALDDRKPLVRGHAAWALGRLGGDAARDALRKRLDTESDAWVREEVELALGSA from the coding sequence GTGCGACCTCGACTTCCCGCCGCCTGCGTCGCAGACGACATAGCCCCGGTCACGCCGAGCCGACCGCACCCCGGCGATGCCAAAGCGCGCATCACCGCGCGCGCGTTCGAGCTGGGATTCGACCTTGTCGGCTTTACCGGCGCCGCGCCGTTCGTCTCGACGATGCGCGTCTTCCAGCAGCGCGTCGACGACGGACTCTTGAGCCAATGGCGCTACAGCGCCGGCGACGTGCGCGAACGCTGCACGCCCGAGGACGTGCTGCCGGGCGCGAGGACGATCGTCTGCACCGCGACGTCCTACGCCGGCGAGGCGCATCCTTACGACCCGAACGCACCGGGCTTGCGCGGCGCGGTCTCGTGCCATTCGTGGGGAAGCGATTACCACCGCATCATCGGCGGCAGGCTGCGCGAACTCGCGCGCTTCATTAGCGTCGAATATCCGGGCGAGCGGTGCTTGCCGTGCGTCGACACGGGGCCGCTCGTCGATCGCGCAGCTGCCGTACGTGCCGGCATCGGCTGGTTCGGCCGCAACGGCAACGTGCTCACGAAGCGCTTCGGCTCGTGGGTGCTTCTCGGCGAGCTCATCACGACGGTCGAGGTCGAACCGGACGAACCGCTCGGTACGAACTGCGGGACTTGTCCGGTGTGCATCGATCGCTGCCCGACGGGCGCGATCGGCGAGGACGGGTCGGTCGACGCGCGCCGCTGCATCTCCGATCTCACGCAATTGAAGACGCCGATCCCGCGCGAGCTGCGCGACGCGATCGGCAATCGTCTCTGGGGCTGCGACGATTGCCAAACGCCGTGCCCGGTCAACGAAAGCGAGAACGTCGCGGCCAACCGGCGTGCCGGCGACGACCCGTTCGCGCCGCTGCCGCACATCGGCACGTCCATGGATCTCATCGCCGTTTTGCGCATGACGAAGTCGCAGTTCCGCACGTGGTTCGGTCCGACGTCGATGGCGTGGCGGGGCAAAGCTGTCCTCCAGCGAAACGCGGCGGTCGCGTTGGGGAACTCGCGCGACGAGCGCGCCGTTCCCTATCTCGTCGCCGCGCTCGACGACCGCAAACCGCTGGTCCGCGGCCACGCCGCGTGGGCGCTCGGCCGGCTAGGCGGCGATGCGGCGCGAGACGCGCTGAGAAAACGGCTTGACACCGAGAGCGATGCGTGGGTGCGAGAAGAGGTCGAGCTCGCGCTCGGCTCCGCGTGA
- a CDS encoding inorganic phosphate transporter, with the protein MIAAAFTAAVVLAVIAGFNDGGNLFALSAASRTIPPVRSFLLIVAGAFVGPFVLGTAVAHTTGTGVADYATVGAAQLFAAIAGAIATVGLTFAARVPTSISAALFASMVGALWSGPGLAAVRWHGVELVAVSLVGSVVIGAAGGAIAYGAVAWLLARVHRPAGERIVSLQHLTTFALAVAYGSNDLERTAGLLGAAVSTGTFTAPAWTFVVAGLAFVMGLVAGGGRIARTVGGKLFSIRPQSALAAEVSSAATVICSSLLGGPLSTTAVAASSLIGVGAAVDSRAIHWHAAAQIALTWIVTVPAALVAGALAGLIVRSI; encoded by the coding sequence GTGATAGCGGCGGCGTTCACCGCCGCCGTCGTGCTCGCCGTGATCGCGGGTTTCAACGACGGCGGCAACTTGTTCGCTTTGTCGGCGGCGAGCCGGACGATCCCGCCGGTCAGGTCCTTCTTGCTCATCGTGGCCGGCGCGTTCGTCGGCCCGTTCGTACTCGGAACTGCGGTGGCGCACACGACGGGAACAGGGGTCGCCGACTATGCGACCGTCGGTGCAGCGCAGCTTTTCGCCGCGATCGCGGGCGCGATCGCGACGGTCGGCCTGACGTTCGCGGCTCGCGTGCCGACGAGCATCTCGGCAGCGCTGTTCGCGTCGATGGTCGGTGCTCTGTGGAGCGGACCAGGCCTCGCGGCGGTCCGATGGCACGGCGTGGAACTCGTGGCGGTATCGCTCGTCGGATCGGTCGTGATCGGTGCCGCCGGCGGGGCGATCGCGTACGGCGCGGTCGCATGGCTGCTCGCTCGCGTCCATCGCCCGGCCGGCGAACGCATCGTCTCGCTCCAACATCTGACGACGTTCGCGCTCGCGGTGGCGTACGGCTCGAACGATCTTGAGCGCACGGCCGGCCTTCTCGGCGCGGCAGTTTCAACCGGCACGTTCACCGCGCCCGCATGGACGTTCGTCGTCGCAGGGCTTGCGTTCGTGATGGGGCTCGTCGCCGGCGGCGGCCGAATCGCGCGGACGGTCGGCGGCAAACTCTTCTCGATCCGTCCGCAGTCGGCGCTCGCAGCCGAGGTCTCTTCTGCCGCAACCGTCATCTGTTCGTCGCTCTTGGGCGGTCCGCTCAGCACGACGGCCGTCGCGGCGTCGTCGCTCATCGGCGTCGGAGCGGCGGTCGACTCGCGCGCGATCCACTGGCACGCCGCCGCACAGATCGCGCTGACGTGGATCGTCACCGTGCCGGCAGCGCTCGTCGCGGGTGCGCTCGCCGGTCTGATCGTGCGTTCGATATAG